DNA sequence from the Amycolatopsis sp. Hca4 genome:
GCGTCGGCCCAGGCGCCGCAGCAGGGCCTCGTCTCGTCCGCGGGCACCATCGGCGGGCAGACCCCGCCGCCGATGAACCCGGGCATGGGCGGCATGGCCCCGCAGACCGCGCAGGGCGAGCAGGACGAGGAGCACACGCACGCGTCCTTCCTCATCGAGGCGGACCCGGACGAGGCCTTCGGCGCGAACCAGGCGACCCCGCCGCCGGTCATCGGCGCGTGGTCCGACGACGACGAAGACCGCTGATCCTCCGGGCCGGGCACGCCGACGTGTGCCCGGCCCGGTTTCACCTGGGGGTGGCTCGATGCCGAACGCTGAGCTGCTCACCCCGGTCGAGGTGGACTTCCTGTGGGAGTCCGCCGGGCTGGGCGAGCTGCCGTACCCGCTGCGCATCCGCTCGCACGGCGCGACCGTCGACGAGCGGTCGCTGCTGCGCCGCCGCACGCTGGAAGGGCTCACCGCGCGGGGGCTCGCCGATGGCCGCGGCCGGCCCGAACCGCACGTCGAGGACTACTTCGGCGTGCTGGCGAGCCCCGAACTGAGCCTGGACGCGGTCCAGCTGATCGCCCCGGACGCCGAACCGCTGCTCGCGATCGCCGGCGTGCTGGGCGGTCAGGGCCTGCTGGCCGTGCAGGACACCCGCGGCCTGCACCTGCAGCCGTGCCCGTCCGACGGCCTGGCCAGCGCGATCGTGTCGCTGCTGCCGGGTGGCCCGCGCGGCAGCGAGAAGTCGATCACGGTCCCGCTGGAGCAGCTGACCGGCCGGGCCCCCGCCCCCGGCGACGAGCGCGCGTCGGCCGACGAGGACCGCAAGGCGCTGGCCCGCCTGCAAGCCCAGCCGCGGCTGCGCGGTGGCCAGATCGGTGCCAACGCCCGCAGCCGGCTGGGCGGCCGGACCCGCACGCCGGTGCTGAGCTGGTTCGACACCGAGACCGGCCGCTACTTCACCCAGGTCACCCGTGGCCGCGACGGCCGCGACTGGATCACCATCGCGCCCGCCGACGCCGCCACGCTGCGCCACCGCCTCGGCGAGATGCTCGCCGGCGCCTCGACGACCAGCTCGGTCTGAGCTACCCGGCGCTGCCGGGGCGGGGTCCGCACGGCCGAAGCCGGCTCCGGCCGCCTCTGGGAAGATCGGTCTCCGGACGTGCGCAGCCTGCCCGGAGCCGTCCGTTTCTGTCGGTGGTGCGGGCTACGCTGAGCAAGAGTCCGATCCGGGAGAGTGATGATGCAAGAGTTCTTCTCGCCACTGGCGTTCGACTTCCTCTGGGAGTCGGCGCGGGTCGGGGAGCTGCCGTACCCGCTGATCGTCCGGTCGCACGGCGCGACCGAGGACGAGCGCGTGTCGTTGCGTCACCGCGTCGACGTCGAGCTGAAGGCGCGTGGCGT
Encoded proteins:
- a CDS encoding ESX secretion-associated protein EspG, with translation MPNAELLTPVEVDFLWESAGLGELPYPLRIRSHGATVDERSLLRRRTLEGLTARGLADGRGRPEPHVEDYFGVLASPELSLDAVQLIAPDAEPLLAIAGVLGGQGLLAVQDTRGLHLQPCPSDGLASAIVSLLPGGPRGSEKSITVPLEQLTGRAPAPGDERASADEDRKALARLQAQPRLRGGQIGANARSRLGGRTRTPVLSWFDTETGRYFTQVTRGRDGRDWITIAPADAATLRHRLGEMLAGASTTSSV